In Runella sp. SP2, the genomic window ATGTGTTTATGACGAAGGTGCCTACAAAGTGGATGGGAAAAATATTTACAAATTTGAGTGCATTTGAAGTACCAAAATCCATTGACAAAGACTACTTTAGAAATAACACCGACTTGCGTGTAGGGATAGAACACAAAGTAACGCCTTCTTTTTCAATAGGTTTAGACATTGCTAGAAACCAATTTTCGCCCTTTCGAAAAGCTTATTTTTATGATAAAAATCCATCTAAGGCATACATCTATTTATTCGGCCTTAACCCACCTGTGGCTCGTTGGGTTACGTCAGTCGATTTAAAATGGTACTACAACATGGCATTGCGTATTCGGCAAGGTAAGAGTGTGAATAATTTTTCTGGCAATTATTTCTCACTTAAATTTGAAAAGGCGTGGAATGAGGAAAATTTTAGAACCCTTTTAACGATAAACAACGCTACTGATTATTATGCCCAATATTATTCTCATCAGTTTAGTGTATCTTATGGAATACAACGTCGTTTTTTCCAATTTGGACTTGCCGACTTTTCCATTTCTTTAAATAGGAACACAGACCAAATTGTTCACCGTAAGTTAAGTTCGCTAGACGGCAATACTCCCGTTCAATTCCCCCTTCAATGGAGTACTATCAAGCAAGATGTTTTCTACAATCCAGACAATAATTGGTCTATTACCACCAATTTCAAAGTCGGCATTGCATTCGCAGATATTGTTCAGGGTTTACACACCCCTCACTGTGAAGCCTTTCACTGCTTGGTAAACGAACAGTCTTTATGGAAAATTAGCTGGCCGCAACTACGTTTAAGTCCTGTTTCTCAAACTATTGATGGTAGCCTCGGTTTCGAACAAAAAATCTTCCACTCTTCTTTTTCGCTAAATACATACTGGAACTATTCGCTAAACCACCTCAGGCAAGATAGTTTTTTCGAAACAACCCCTACGCTACCATTCACTTATAACATTGTCAACTACATCAACCTCCAACCACGATGGTACTTTCTAATGCGCACACTCAATAAAGCTGGTAAAGCAGGGAATAACCTCTCGGGGCCTTACGCTGGTTTCAACATACTCACTGCTGGCGCATATGACAAATACAAAACACTCCGACTACCATTTCGCTACTGCTATACAGGGATATTGTTAGGTTTTCAACAAAAAATATTTGACCGTGGCTTTATTGACATTAGCCTTACTAAGCCCTTTCATGAATCAACTCAAAGTGTGACCGCGTTGTACAACAAAAAACCAGTTTTTGATTTCAAACTCGGCTTTGCCCTCTAACCTCTCAGCGCCATGAAAAAAGCATTCGCCCTCCTCTATTCGACCCGCTGCCTTCTGTATCTGCACTCGACACTCCTATTTATCATTCCGACCTTAGGAGGAATCTCCACCGCATTTGCCCAAGAAAGCGCTGACTCCGTACGCATTTCCCACTCCGAAGAAACGGGAACGCTCGAAAAACAACGTTTTATTGACCGTTACGATTACGTGTTTATGACCAAAGAGCCGACGAAATGGATGCTGAAAGGATACTTATCAGCTAGTCCTATACCCAGTTTGCAATTAAGAGGGCCAAGCAATGAAATCTCAGGAGGTTTACCTAGTTCATTGTCCTATGCATTCGGGTATGAACATAAAATCGGTTCATCGTTCTCCATTGATGTAGGTTTAAGTGGGGGCTATGTTTATGATTTCCAATGGTCATCTCATTTTGCGAGTGCCGAAGTCCGCTGGTTTTACGACATGAAAAAACGCTTACAAAAAGGTTTGCAAGCCAACAACCTGACAGGTTCGTATGTAGGCTTTAGGTACGGACAAAGTTTTGACATCCCCTCTATTAAAATTGTAAGCAAGCTGGTCGAATTACCATTCATCGGAAACCAACCCAATGGATGGTACAAGAATTCTCAAATTTTTGTTTTGAAATTAGGTACTCAAAAAAGGTTTTTCGAGCGAGGATTTGCGGACTTCTCGCTCAATATCGGACGCACTACCTACGATTTGGCCTTGCCCAATCAATCTAGTATCAATATTCCCGCTCCTAAAGATGAGTGGTTTCTATTTTCGGATGTAAAATTCGGTTTGGGATTTACTGCGGCCAAAAAAACAGCAAATCTCAAGGCCAGCGATTGCAACATTTGGAAGTGCTTCAAAGAAGAAAATCAACTTTTTAAAATCAATATCGCCGCACCTTTCACCCTTACTAATCGCCAATTGAACTTTTCCTTACCCGTTTCGTATGAAAGAAAAATTGCAAAATCAGCGTGGTCAATCAACACTGAGTTAAATCTCTCTCTTTCGTATTTGAGCCGCAAGGCACTCCAATCATTTGGATCACAGTTTTTCGTCGCTGGCAGTGCCATTTTAGTACAGCCTAGGTACTACTACAACCTCAAAAAGCGAATAAGAGAAGGGAAATCAGCCAATAACCTTTCAGGCAACTACTTTGCTATTATGGGCAGTCAATTGTTGTCATTTAGCGACATGGATTATAACCCTATTTTTCAAGTAAAACGAGAAACACGCTGGTATAACACCAGAGCCGCCTACGCCACTTGGGGAATGCAAAGAAGGATATTTGAGAAAGGTTTTTTTGATTTTCAGCTCGGATTAGTTTACAAGGAGCGCTCCACCACCAGGCATCAACCCATTTTTGAACCTTATAGCAGTTTCAAACTCGGCTTCGCCCTCTAACCTTCCACAGCCATGAAAAAAACATTCTCCCTCCTCTATTCGACACTCGGCCTTCTGCACTCGACACTCCTCTTTGTCATTCTGACCTTAGGAGGAATCTCAACCGTATTTGCCCAAGAAAGCGCTGACTCCGTACGCATTTCCCACTCCGAAGAAACAGGTACGTTCGAAAAACAGCGTTTTATTGACCGTTACGATTACGTGTTTATGACTAAAGAGCCGACGAAGTGGATGTTGAAAGGCTATGGAGACATCAATAACTTACTTGCTTCTCACCCCTTTAAAAGAAGCTACGTAAATCATGTCGTTGACTTTAGATTAGGCGCCGAATACAAGATAAGTCATTCTCTTTCGATTGGTGTTGACGTAACTCGCCTTTCCAATCGTCCTGTAACTCCCGACGGACTTACCGATTACTCTGACTTGTATTCATCTGGCTCTAACAAAAACTGGGCAACATCAGCAGAAGCGCGGTGGTACTATAATATGGTTTCTCGCATTAGAGAAGGCAAAAGCAGCAACAACTTCTCTGGCAATTATGTATCTTTTAAATATGAAAAGGTTTGGCAAAATAACGAATCTATTAGAACTACTCTCTCTGGATTCAATGGAAAATGGGATACCGATTATTTCAGTAACTATTACAATTCCCAACTAAGCCTGAGTTACGGGATACAACGACGTTTATTTAAATATGGACTCATTGACATGTCTCTGTCATTGAACCGAAGAACTGACCAACAAGTCCACCGACAACTGACCTTTTTGGATGGAGATAATTCTGTGAAACAGCCCGTTGATTGGAACAATATTCGCCAAAGTATTACTTCAGCCCCTCAGCACAATTGGTCTATCACCACCCGCTTCAAAATAGGGATAGCACTAGCTGATTTTAAAAAGACGGCAAAAGTGCCCCGTGACGTGTTTAAGTGCCTTGAAAACGAACGTAGTTTGTGGAAGTTCAACTGGCCCATAATCCACCTAAGTGCCTCTACCCAACTATTTCATGGAAGCATCGGGTATGAACACAAAATCGCCCAATCGCCGCTATCCATCAGCTCGTATTTGGACTTATCAGCATCCAATGCTTTCCAACAAAACGTATCATTCTATAACCCTGAAACAGGAACGTCTTTCAGAGGAAATAGTCAAGGAGTGATTTTGACGGCGAAGTTGGCTATTCAACCGCGTTGGTATTTGCTCATGAATCGCCAAATGCGTTTGGGTAAATCTGGTAATAACCTGTCAGGGCTTTATGCGGGGCTGAATACCATTTTTTTCGGTTCACATAGCTCTGCCAAAACCGAGCTTTACAAAAATTCATTCACCTTTACTCCTGCGTTCATCAATACAGGGTTACTGCTAGGCTACCAACGAAAATTATTCAAAAATGGCTTTGTTGACCTCAACCTTACAAAGGGATTATTGGACAGAAAACCCTACGTTTTGGGTATTAGTAACTTCCTTCTTGACCTCAAACTCGGCTTTGCCCTCTGATTAACATTTTCTTCTGTTTTACTCCTCACGGCACGGCTTTTGAAGTCGTGCTGTTTTTTTAGGTTTTTATGTACTTTTGTCAAATTATCATTCCGCCTTATCATCTGATTGACACATGGATTACATTAAAGCATTTGCCCCAGCTACTGTTGCCAACGTAGCCTGCGGGTTTGATATTTTTGGATTTGCTCTCGACCAACCTGGCGACATCGTCGAACTTCGCAAACGCGATGAACCAGGGGTGGTTATCAAAGATATTATCGGCGACAACGGCCGCCTCCCCCGCAACCCCGAACGCAACGCCGTGACGGTGGTCATGCTCAAGTTTTTACAACACATCGGATCTAACCAAGGTATAGAGGTAGTTTTACATAAAAATATGCCATTGGGCAGCGGAATGGGCTCAAGTTCTGCAAGTTCGGTCGTGGGTGTATTTGCCATCAATGAACTGCTGGGAAGCCCACTTTCTCGCCAAGAACTCCTGCCGTTCGCCATGGAAGGGGAGCGCATTGCTTGCGGAGCCGCCCACGCCGACAATGTCGGGCCTTCGCTTTTGGGAGGTTTTGTTGTCATTCGTAGCTATGCACCCCTCGACGTTTTTAAGGTAAAAGTTCCCAACGAGCTTTACTGCACCCTCGTCCATCCCGATGTGGAGGTTAACACCAAAGACGCGCGCTACATCCTCCGCAACGAGGTTTCGCTCAAAAATACCATTTCACAAATGGGCAACGTAGCGGGACTAATTGCGGGCTTGATGCAAGAAGATTACGACTTGGTCAGTCGCTCCATGGTCGATGTCATCATCGAGCCTGTACGTTCGATTTTGATTCCTGAGTTTGACCACGTAAAACAAGCCGCCCTCGACAACGGCGCTTTGGGTTGCAGTATTTCGGGAGCTGGGCCTTCGATGTTTGCCTTGAGCCGTGGCCGCGAAACCGCCGACCGCGTCGCCAAAGCGATGAGCGAAGCCTTTGGCAGTGTGGGTATTACCACCAAAAGCTATGTTTCACAAATCAACCAAGACGGCCCCAAGATTTTGGAGAGTGCTTAATCCCAGTCACTATAAACCAATCATCAACATTTTCATGCGTTCTATCGTCCAAAAAACAGCCATTGCTTTCGTCCTCGCATCGCAATTTGCGATAGGGCAAGCCCCTAAAAAACTACCCGAAACCCAACATCCTCGTGCCGAAGTAGAAATGCACATGCGTTTTTTAGCATCGGACGAATTGCAGGGACGCCGCACGGGCGAACAGGGGAATTTGGTGGCTTCACGCTACATCGCCGAGCAATTTCGCGTATTAGGCATTAAGCCCGCACCTGGCCAAACTGACTACTTACAGTTGGTTCCTTTTGTTAATCAAAAGTCGGCCAAAGAAGGCGTACTTATCGCTAACAACGACACGTTACGGGTCAACAAAGAATTTGTGATTTTGGGAAGTGGTGCCGCCAACCTCACCGCCGACATCGTCTTTGTAGGGTATGGATTGGCAGATGATTATAAAACCGACGTAAAGGGTAAAATAGTGGTGGCTCAAATTGGCACTTCCGAATCCAAAACGCCCCAAGAGCTATTTACCGCCTCCAACGAAAAGCGTAAACTTGCCACGCAAAAAGGAGCGGCGTTATTGATAGAACTGTTTACCGCCCAAATCCCGTGGTCGTTTGCTTCTCGCTATTTTGGCGGGGAAAAAACAAGCATAGACAACGGCTTGGGCGATGCCGTGGCGCACGTGTGGGTCAATGGACAACAAAAGAAATACGCCGATTTGTTTAAAAGTGGCGCTACGCAGGCTACCTTCAAAACCACTGGCCGCGAGCAAACTGCTGTCAAATCGCACAATGTAGTGGGAGTAATTGAGGGCACCGACCCTGTCCTTAAAAATGAGTACGTGGTCGTAACCGCGCACTTCGACCATGTAGGGATGGGCAAAAAAGGCGGCAATACCTACACGGCTGCCGATAGTATTTTCAACGGTGCGCGCGACAACGCCTTCGGAACGGTAGCGATGCTTACAGCGGCCAAAACCCTTTCGCTCAAACCCACCAAACGTTCGGTTTTGCTCATCGCTTATACGGGCGAAGAAATAGGTTTGTTGGGCAGTAAATACTACGCCGACCATCCGCTTGTGCCGCTCAATCAGTGCGTTTTTAACCTCAACAGCGACGGTGCAGGCTACGCCGACAAAACCCTCGTATCGGTCATTGGGCTTGACCGTACCAACTGCAAAGCCGAAATCGAAGCAGGTTGCAAAGCATTCGGACTAGGCGTTTTTGGCGACCCATCGCCCGAACAAGGGCTGTTTGACCGCTCAGATAATGTAAGCTTGGCGGCGAAAGGCATTCCAGCCCCCGATTTCGCCCCAGGTTTTAAGAGTTTTGACGGAGAAATTGCCAAGTATTACCACCAAGCCGCCGACAATCCTGACTCGGTCGATTTCGATTATTTATTGAAATTCTGCCAATCGTTTGCCTACACGGCTCGCCTCATTGGCAACAAACCCGTAAAGCCTTACTGGATCGCAGGCGACAAATACGAACCAGCCGCTAAAGCATTGTATGGAAAGTAAGTAGTTGTTTTTTGTTAATTTTGTTAAAAACTATGTTCATTCATGAAAACAGTTGACCAATTGCCACTTAATGAAGTGCAACTTAGCTTACTTAGGATGTTTGCACGCCCCATGTCAGAGGATCAAACATTAAAAATAAAGCGAGCACTTGTTCAGTTCTTATCTGATGAATTAGACAACGAAATTGAGAAAGTCGTCAAACAAAAAAATATCACAGACAACGACTTTGAGAAGCTTCGTAAACAACACCAACGTACTCCTAAAAAATGAGAGTTGTTATTGATACGAATGTTCTGCGCACTACCATTAAAAAGGGCAATTTTGAACGATTTATCTATGATGCTTTCAAAGCAGAGGTCTTTGAATGAGTAGTAAGTACGGAGATTTTAAATGAATATCACGAAAAATTAACTGAATTTTATTCATCAGAAACAGCAGATTTGGTTCTAAATATCCTCATGGCTGCACCAAATGTACTTTTTTCAGAACCTGCCTTTCGCTGGAATCTTATTGCTGATGACCCTGATGATAATCGCAACGGCGCACCGTAAGTTTTCCGACTTAGCTATTTCAACAAATGCCTTCTGTTTAGTCAGTTTCGACCGCCACTTTAATGTCTTCAACGAACTTACTTTTCCAAAACTTAAAGTTGTTAAACCAAAAGAATTTAAAAAAATAATCAATTGGCCTTAGTGCTCTCCCCCCCACAATGATTCGTAAAGCCGTTATACCCGCCGCAGGTCTAGGTACTCGATTCTTACCTGCTACCAAGTCTCAACCCAAGGAAATGCTTCCTATCATCGACACGCCTACCATTCAGTACGTAGTGCAAGAAGCCGTCGATTCGGGAATTGAAGATATTCTTATCATCACAGGCCGTGGCAAACGCGCCATCGAAGACCACTTTGACCGCAACGTAGAGTTGGAAGCGAAGTTGGAAGAAAAACAAGATGAGCTACTTTGGAACGAAATGCGCCGCTTGTCCGACATGGCCAATATCCATTACGTTCGTCAACGCGAAACCAATGGCCTCGGAGATGCCATTTATTACGCCAAACAACACGTTGGTAACGAGCCATTTGCGGTACTTTTGGGCGACACCATCATGGATTCGGTGATTCCTGTTACGCAACAGCTTATCGATACCTACGAGCAGTACCAAAGCACAGTCATCGCCGTAGAAACCGTTCCTCGCGAAAAAGTAAACCGTTACGGGATTGTAGGCGGCGACGCTTTGAGCGAAACCATTATGAAACTCGACAGCCTCGTCGAAAAACCTTCCATCGAAGCAGCGCCGTCGAACCTTGCGATTGCGGGGCGTTATATTCTTTCTCCCGAAATCTTTACGGCGATTGAGCAAACGGGCAAAGGAAAAGGTGGCGAAATTCAGTTGACCGATTCGTTCCAAATCTTGCTCCGTCGTGAAAACATCTACGCCCACCGCATCGAAGGCGAGCGCCACGACATTGGCAACAAACTTGATTTCTTGAAAACAACCGTCAAATTTGCCCTCAAACGCAAAGAGTTCTCAGCTCCTTTCTTGAAGTTCTTACGTGAGACGTTGGCAGAGTACGAGGGTCAATAAAATGTTAATTGTTATCCGTTAACTGTTAACGGATAACATTCCTACCTATGGCAAACCTTCTCCTCATCGACGACGAAGTCAAACTACGCGGGTTGCTCAAGCGAATCTTGGAATTGGAAGGCTACCACGTCAGCGAGGCTGGTGATGCAAAATCGGCCAGACAATTACTTGAAAAACAAGACATTCAGGTAGTTGTCTGCGACGTAAA contains:
- a CDS encoding homoserine kinase, whose product is MDYIKAFAPATVANVACGFDIFGFALDQPGDIVELRKRDEPGVVIKDIIGDNGRLPRNPERNAVTVVMLKFLQHIGSNQGIEVVLHKNMPLGSGMGSSSASSVVGVFAINELLGSPLSRQELLPFAMEGERIACGAAHADNVGPSLLGGFVVIRSYAPLDVFKVKVPNELYCTLVHPDVEVNTKDARYILRNEVSLKNTISQMGNVAGLIAGLMQEDYDLVSRSMVDVIIEPVRSILIPEFDHVKQAALDNGALGCSISGAGPSMFALSRGRETADRVAKAMSEAFGSVGITTKSYVSQINQDGPKILESA
- a CDS encoding M28 family peptidase, with the translated sequence MRSIVQKTAIAFVLASQFAIGQAPKKLPETQHPRAEVEMHMRFLASDELQGRRTGEQGNLVASRYIAEQFRVLGIKPAPGQTDYLQLVPFVNQKSAKEGVLIANNDTLRVNKEFVILGSGAANLTADIVFVGYGLADDYKTDVKGKIVVAQIGTSESKTPQELFTASNEKRKLATQKGAALLIELFTAQIPWSFASRYFGGEKTSIDNGLGDAVAHVWVNGQQKKYADLFKSGATQATFKTTGREQTAVKSHNVVGVIEGTDPVLKNEYVVVTAHFDHVGMGKKGGNTYTAADSIFNGARDNAFGTVAMLTAAKTLSLKPTKRSVLLIAYTGEEIGLLGSKYYADHPLVPLNQCVFNLNSDGAGYADKTLVSVIGLDRTNCKAEIEAGCKAFGLGVFGDPSPEQGLFDRSDNVSLAAKGIPAPDFAPGFKSFDGEIAKYYHQAADNPDSVDFDYLLKFCQSFAYTARLIGNKPVKPYWIAGDKYEPAAKALYGK
- the galU gene encoding UTP--glucose-1-phosphate uridylyltransferase GalU, yielding MIRKAVIPAAGLGTRFLPATKSQPKEMLPIIDTPTIQYVVQEAVDSGIEDILIITGRGKRAIEDHFDRNVELEAKLEEKQDELLWNEMRRLSDMANIHYVRQRETNGLGDAIYYAKQHVGNEPFAVLLGDTIMDSVIPVTQQLIDTYEQYQSTVIAVETVPREKVNRYGIVGGDALSETIMKLDSLVEKPSIEAAPSNLAIAGRYILSPEIFTAIEQTGKGKGGEIQLTDSFQILLRRENIYAHRIEGERHDIGNKLDFLKTTVKFALKRKEFSAPFLKFLRETLAEYEGQ